From Diospyros lotus cultivar Yz01 chromosome 4, ASM1463336v1, whole genome shotgun sequence, a single genomic window includes:
- the LOC127798905 gene encoding nuclear poly(A) polymerase 3, protein MAYANPNQVVLVPYRQLIDPHYLNRPVAFVQGPAVGPMNPINGPVPPQLIPFNAAVIPPGDFGLNAAVLAPIEEARSRSLLQLMAEEELVPSLEEEIRRRNAIDKLKQIVMEWIKNIARQHRLRGEYISAASATVLTYGSYGLGVHNSESDIDAVCVGPCFATMAEDFFIVLHNMLTNRPEVSDVHCVKDAKVPLMRFKLDGISIDLPYAQLKVMSVPENVDILNPYFLRGIDEISWRSLSGVHANKCILQLLPNIEVFQSLLRCVKLWAKRRGVYGNLFGFFGGVHLAILVAFICQRHPNASLSVLISNFFKTFAFWPWPTPVILQDNVFPMTGSATGLRSLMPIRLPCRPHEYCHSNITKSTFYKIRAEFLRGHTLTKDLLKQDFDWAGLFESFPYTKKYTRFVKIFLLARDQDELGEWVGWVKSRFRSLLLKLEEIQGFCDPNPTEYVDANIVEPNVVFYWGLQPGRNGFVDMKSVKDDFIKSISNGYQVPTRRISLSIVQASQLPKNATFDTESDQRREACYGELDCNQRVSPEFSERLPSNVGRLTTNANSVHPSSGG, encoded by the exons ATGGCGTATGCGAATCCGAATCAAGTTGTCCTTGTCCCCTATCGCCAACTGATTGATCCTCACTACTTGAACCGTCCGGTGGCCTTCGTTCAGGGACCGGCCGTTGGCCCGATGAACCCCATCAACGGACCAGTGCCACCGCAATTGATTCCTTTCAATGCTGCCGTGATCCCCCCTGGTGATTTTGGTTTGAACGCCGCTGTTTTGGCTCCAATCGAGGAGGCAAGGTCCCGATCTTTGCTGCAG CTTATGGCAGAAGAAGAACTAGTGCCTTCTCTGGAGGAGGAAATTAGAAGGAGAAATGCCATTGATAAGCTCAAACAG ATAGTGATGGAATGGATTAAGAACATTGCTCGTCAACATCGGCTTAGGGGGGAATATATTTCAGCTGCTTCAGCTACAGTTTTGACATATGGATCGTATGGCCTTGGA GTTCACAATTCTGAATCAGATATTGATGCTGTATGTGTTGGACCTTGCTTTGCTACTATGGCA GAGGATTTTTTCATTGTTCTGCACAACATGCTTACAAACAGACCAGAAGTATCTGATGTCCACTGTGTCAAGGATGCAAAAGTTCCTCTAATGCGGTTTAAACTTGATGGCATCTCCATTGATCTTCCATATGCTCAACTAAAAGTAATGTCTGTTCCTGAG AATGTGGATATTCTCAATCCTTACTTTCTGAGGGGCATTGATGAAATCAGCTGGAGAAGTTTGTCTGGTGTTCATGCTAATAAATGCATTCTTCAGCTTCTCCCAAATATAGAG gtaTTCCAGTCCCTGCTACGATGTGTTAAATTGTGGGCAAAGAGGCGAGGAGTGTATGGTAAT TTGTTTGGGTTTTTTGGAGGAGTCCATTTAGCTATTCTCGTGGCATTTATATGCCAAAGGCACCCAAATGCCAGTTTgagtgttttgatttcaaatttctttAAGACATTTGCATTTTGGCCTTGGCCAACTCCTGTAATTCTGCAAGATAATGTGTTCCCTATGACTGGAAGTGCCACTGGATTGCGGTCCTTGATGCCCATTAGATTGCCATGCAGACCACATGAGTATTGCCATTCTAATATCACCAAAAGCACATTCTACAAAATCAGGGCTGAGTTCCTTCGAGGTCATACTTTGACTAAG GATCTCCTGAAACAAGACTTTGATTGGGCTGGCCTATTTGAGTCTTTTCCATATACAAAGAAGTACACTCGCTTTGTCAAAATATTTCTTCTGGCTCGTGACCAAGATGAGTTAGGAGAGTGGGTGGGTTGGGTTAAGTCACGGTTTCGGAGTCTTCTTCTCAAG TTGGAGGAAATTCAGGGTTTTTGTGATCCCAACCCGACAGAGTACGTTGATGCGAACATAGTGGAGCCAAACGTTGTGTTTTACTGGGGCTTACAACCCGGCAGGAATGGTTTTGTTGACATGAAGTCAGTTAAGGATGATTTTATCAAGAGCATAAGCAATGGCTATCAAGTCCCTACCAGAAGGATATCACTGTCAATTGTGCAAGCTTCGCAGCTGCCGAAGAACGCTACATTTGACACAGAAAGTGACCAGAGACGGGAAGCGTGCTATGGGGAGTTGGACTGCAATCAGCGAGTCAGCCCAGAGTTCTCTGAGCGTCTGCCTTCAAATGTTGGCCGCTTGACCACTAATGCAAATTCTGTTCACCCAAGTTCTGGGGGCTAG